One window from the genome of Sphaerotilus microaerophilus encodes:
- a CDS encoding SDR family NAD(P)-dependent oxidoreductase, which produces MSNSSTPSSSASQRVAVVTGGARGIGLEVARWFLARDYRVALWDIDAETLGRTASELNDAAHVLAIHCDVSQPDQVDAATAKTEAIFGRIDALVNNAGVAVFKPIGQTSFEDWQTVLGTNLNGPFLCTQAVAPVMKRGGGGAVVNIASISGLRASTLRVAYGTSKAALIHLTKQQATELGTVGIRVNAVAPGPVETEMAKLVHSVAIRSDYHDVIPLNRYGTTEEIANVVGFLCSDAASYVNGQVVAADGGFDAAGVGLPTLRRNAQP; this is translated from the coding sequence ATGTCCAACTCCTCCACCCCCTCCTCATCGGCTTCCCAACGCGTCGCCGTCGTCACCGGCGGCGCCCGCGGCATCGGCCTCGAAGTGGCGCGCTGGTTTCTGGCGCGCGACTACCGCGTCGCGCTCTGGGACATCGACGCCGAGACGCTGGGCCGCACCGCCAGCGAGCTGAACGACGCCGCGCACGTGCTGGCGATCCACTGCGACGTGTCTCAGCCCGACCAGGTGGACGCCGCCACCGCGAAGACCGAGGCCATCTTCGGCCGCATCGACGCACTGGTCAACAACGCCGGCGTCGCGGTGTTCAAGCCCATCGGCCAGACCAGCTTCGAGGACTGGCAGACCGTGCTGGGCACCAACCTGAATGGCCCCTTCCTCTGCACCCAGGCGGTGGCGCCGGTGATGAAGAGAGGCGGCGGCGGTGCGGTGGTCAACATCGCCAGCATCTCCGGCCTGCGCGCCAGCACGCTGCGCGTGGCCTACGGCACCAGCAAGGCCGCGCTGATCCACCTGACCAAGCAGCAGGCCACCGAACTCGGCACCGTGGGCATCCGCGTCAACGCGGTGGCCCCGGGCCCGGTGGAGACCGAGATGGCCAAGCTGGTGCACAGCGTGGCGATCCGCTCGGACTACCACGACGTGATCCCGCTGAACCGCTACGGCACGACGGAGGAGATCGCCAACGTGGTGGGCTTCCTGTGCAGCGACGCGGCCAGCTACGTCAACGGCCAGGTGGTGGCGGCCGACGGCGGCTTCGACGCCGCGGGCGTGGGGCTGCCGACGCTGCGGCGCAATGCGCAGCCCTGA
- a CDS encoding IclR family transcriptional regulator: MDLSAGVNPEPSLSPQEAADAPRGETAGAQTLRRGLAVLRLLTRVGPGGLRMNEIGRRLGLAKATAIRLTLTLVDEGFVIHDRATGAYRLGPEAFAVGLAAEPSYELQRLAAPLMNALALESGDTLFFTVLHGDESICLSRAEGDFPIRNQLVKAGDRWPLGVGAGSCAMLAALADADIDAILARNAAQRLAHYPRCSDAAIRALILETRAQGYCLNPGLVLESSWALGVPVYDRHNRPVASISLAAIEPRLGAARRAALGNRLMQASRELTQQQLGRPQPD; the protein is encoded by the coding sequence ATGGACCTGTCCGCCGGGGTAAACCCGGAGCCATCGCTCTCCCCTCAGGAAGCTGCCGACGCCCCGCGCGGCGAGACCGCCGGCGCCCAGACGCTGCGCCGCGGCCTGGCGGTGCTGCGCCTGCTCACCCGCGTGGGCCCGGGCGGGCTGCGCATGAACGAGATCGGCCGGCGCCTGGGGCTGGCCAAGGCCACCGCGATCCGCCTGACGCTGACGCTGGTGGACGAGGGCTTCGTGATCCACGACCGCGCCACCGGCGCCTACCGGCTCGGGCCGGAGGCCTTCGCCGTCGGGCTGGCGGCCGAGCCCAGCTACGAGCTGCAGCGCCTGGCCGCGCCGCTGATGAACGCGCTGGCGCTGGAGTCCGGCGACACGCTCTTCTTCACCGTGCTGCACGGCGACGAGAGCATCTGCCTGTCGCGCGCCGAGGGCGACTTCCCGATCCGCAACCAGCTCGTCAAGGCCGGCGACCGCTGGCCGCTCGGCGTGGGCGCCGGCAGCTGCGCGATGCTGGCCGCGCTCGCCGATGCGGACATCGACGCCATCCTGGCGCGCAACGCCGCGCAGCGCCTGGCGCACTACCCGCGCTGCAGCGACGCGGCCATCCGCGCGCTGATCCTGGAGACCCGCGCGCAGGGCTACTGCCTGAATCCCGGCCTGGTGCTGGAAAGCAGCTGGGCGCTGGGCGTGCCGGTGTACGACCGCCACAACCGCCCGGTGGCCTCGATCAGCCTGGCCGCCATCGAACCCCGCCTGGGCGCCGCCCGCCGCGCTGCGCTGGGCAACCGGCTGATGCAGGCCAGCCGCGAGCTGACCCAGCAGCAGCTCGGCCGGCCGCAGCCGGACTGA
- a CDS encoding acetyl-CoA acetyltransferase, which translates to MTANPYIVGWAHSPFGKLDALDTEALFAQVALPAIESAGLTPEDIDGVFVGHYNAGFVRQDFSGALAAVAIPALRHVPAARLENACATGSAAIWAALDAIGAGRMKRVLVVGLEKMNGVPGAQIGEILLKCSYVKEEGDTPGGFAGVFGKIASEYFARFGDQSDALAQIAAKNHANGVRNPWAHLRRDFGFDFCRTPSEKNPFVAGPLKRSDCSLVSDGAAALVIATEPLPGAAAPAVRWRSRTQVNDVLPLSRRDPTRFEGAALAWQRGLAAAGSTLADLHFVETHDCFTVAELLEYEAMGLAPHGQGARVIAEGVTRADGRLPVNPSGGLKSRGHPIGATGVSQHVMAAMQLSGSAGEMQVAGAGRGAVFNMGGAAVANYLSILESVA; encoded by the coding sequence ATGACCGCCAACCCCTACATCGTCGGCTGGGCCCATTCGCCCTTCGGCAAGCTCGACGCGCTGGACACCGAGGCGCTGTTCGCCCAGGTCGCGCTGCCGGCCATCGAAAGCGCGGGGCTGACGCCGGAGGACATCGACGGCGTCTTCGTCGGCCACTACAACGCCGGCTTCGTGCGGCAGGACTTCAGCGGTGCGCTGGCCGCAGTGGCGATCCCCGCGCTGCGCCACGTGCCGGCCGCCCGGCTGGAGAACGCCTGCGCCACCGGCTCGGCGGCGATCTGGGCGGCGCTGGACGCCATCGGCGCCGGCCGCATGAAGCGCGTGCTGGTGGTGGGACTGGAGAAGATGAACGGCGTGCCCGGTGCACAGATCGGCGAGATCCTGCTCAAGTGCTCCTACGTCAAGGAGGAGGGCGACACCCCCGGCGGCTTCGCCGGCGTGTTCGGCAAGATTGCCAGCGAGTACTTCGCGCGCTTCGGCGACCAGAGCGACGCGCTGGCGCAGATCGCCGCCAAGAACCACGCCAACGGCGTGCGCAACCCCTGGGCGCACCTGCGGCGCGACTTCGGTTTCGACTTCTGCCGCACGCCCTCCGAGAAGAACCCCTTCGTGGCCGGGCCGCTCAAGCGCTCGGACTGCTCGCTGGTGTCCGATGGCGCCGCCGCGCTGGTGATCGCCACCGAGCCGCTGCCCGGCGCGGCCGCCCCGGCGGTGCGCTGGCGCTCGCGCACCCAGGTCAACGACGTGCTGCCGCTGTCGCGGCGTGACCCGACCCGCTTCGAGGGCGCGGCGCTGGCCTGGCAGCGCGGGCTGGCGGCGGCCGGCAGCACGCTGGCCGACCTGCACTTCGTCGAGACGCACGACTGCTTCACGGTCGCCGAGCTGCTGGAGTACGAGGCCATGGGCCTGGCGCCGCACGGCCAGGGCGCCCGCGTGATCGCTGAGGGCGTCACCCGCGCCGACGGCCGCCTGCCGGTCAACCCCTCCGGCGGGCTGAAGTCCCGCGGTCACCCGATCGGTGCGACCGGCGTGTCCCAGCACGTGATGGCGGCGATGCAGCTGTCCGGCAGCGCCGGCGAGATGCAGGTGGCCGGCGCCGGCCGCGGCGCGGTGTTCAACATGGGTGGCGCGGCGGTGGCGAACTACCTGAGCATCCTGGAGTCGGTGGCGTGA
- a CDS encoding acyl-CoA synthetase, whose product MNAAQTANLSCLLRQTARLFPDRPGLIQGERSWSWAQIDARVDALVAALRALGLKKGDRILQQSRNNLAMFESAWAAFRMGCVWVPTNFRLTPGEVAYLGASSGAVAMLVETVFAGHAAAVREAAPALQHVVWIGDDVPPGELAYEDLLAQQAGAAPTEETEESVAHDDPLWFFYTSGTTGKPKAGILTHGQMAFVVTNHLADLIPGTTEDDCAIAVAPLSHGAGIHALMNVARGAATVLLPSEKMDPEQVWQLIERHRVSNLFTVPTIVKLLVEHPAVDRYDHSSLKFVIYAGAPMYRADQRLALRKLGPVLVQYFGLGEVTGNITVLPRHMHSADDADPNANIGACGRPRTGMEVAILDADGRPLPVGEVGEICCRGPAVFAGYHDNPEATARALRGGWFHTGDLGRLDARGLLYITGRESDMYISGGSNVYPRECEDLLLEHPGIAEVAVLGVPDRTWGEVGVAVVVRRDGATPVTGDELLAFLDGRLARYRWPRQFVFWEALPKSGYGKITKKDVRALLYERGDVQEITPD is encoded by the coding sequence GTGAACGCTGCGCAGACCGCCAATCTCTCCTGCCTGCTGCGGCAGACGGCCCGGCTCTTCCCCGACCGGCCCGGGCTGATCCAGGGCGAGCGGTCCTGGAGCTGGGCGCAGATCGACGCGCGCGTCGATGCGCTGGTTGCCGCGCTGCGTGCGCTGGGGCTGAAGAAGGGCGACCGCATCCTGCAGCAGTCGCGCAACAACCTGGCGATGTTCGAGAGCGCCTGGGCGGCCTTCCGCATGGGCTGCGTCTGGGTGCCGACCAACTTCCGCCTCACGCCGGGCGAGGTGGCCTACCTGGGTGCCTCCAGTGGCGCGGTGGCGATGCTGGTGGAAACCGTCTTCGCCGGCCACGCCGCCGCGGTGCGCGAGGCCGCGCCCGCGCTGCAGCACGTGGTCTGGATCGGGGACGACGTCCCGCCAGGCGAGCTGGCCTACGAGGACTTGCTCGCCCAGCAGGCCGGCGCCGCGCCGACCGAGGAAACCGAGGAATCGGTGGCGCACGACGACCCGCTCTGGTTCTTCTACACCTCGGGCACCACCGGCAAGCCCAAGGCCGGCATCCTGACGCATGGGCAGATGGCCTTCGTGGTGACCAACCACCTGGCCGACCTGATCCCCGGCACGACGGAGGACGACTGTGCCATCGCCGTGGCGCCGCTGTCGCACGGTGCGGGCATCCACGCGCTGATGAATGTCGCGCGCGGCGCTGCCACGGTGCTGCTGCCCAGCGAGAAGATGGACCCGGAGCAGGTCTGGCAGCTCATCGAGCGCCACCGCGTCAGCAACCTCTTCACCGTGCCGACCATCGTCAAGCTGCTGGTCGAGCACCCGGCGGTGGACCGTTATGACCACTCGTCGCTGAAGTTCGTGATCTACGCCGGCGCGCCGATGTACCGCGCCGACCAGCGCCTGGCGCTGCGCAAGCTGGGGCCGGTGCTGGTGCAGTACTTCGGCCTGGGCGAGGTGACCGGCAACATCACCGTGCTGCCGCGCCACATGCACTCGGCCGACGATGCCGACCCGAACGCCAACATCGGCGCCTGCGGGCGGCCGCGCACCGGCATGGAGGTCGCCATCCTCGACGCCGACGGCCGGCCGCTGCCGGTGGGCGAGGTGGGCGAGATCTGCTGCCGCGGCCCGGCCGTCTTCGCCGGCTACCACGACAACCCCGAGGCCACCGCCCGTGCGCTGCGCGGCGGCTGGTTCCACACCGGCGACCTGGGCCGGCTGGACGCGCGGGGCTTGCTGTACATCACCGGGCGCGAGTCGGACATGTACATCTCCGGCGGCAGCAACGTCTACCCGCGCGAGTGCGAAGACCTGCTGCTGGAGCACCCCGGCATCGCCGAGGTGGCGGTGCTGGGCGTGCCCGACCGCACCTGGGGCGAGGTCGGCGTGGCCGTGGTGGTGCGTCGCGACGGTGCCACCCCGGTAACGGGCGACGAGCTGCTGGCCTTCCTCGACGGCCGCCTGGCGCGCTACCGCTGGCCGCGGCAGTTCGTGTTCTGGGAGGCGCTGCCCAAGTCCGGCTACGGCAAGATCACCAAGAAGGACGTGCGCGCGCTGCTCTACGAGCGTGGCGACGTGCAGGAAATTACCCCCGACTGA
- a CDS encoding TRAP transporter substrate-binding protein gives MNITRRRVIASSSALVFPALHLGPARAAEFSLKYANNLPVTHPMNVRANEMAAKIAADSKGRVELKVFPSSQLGNDTDTLSQIRSGAVEFFTLSPLILGTLVPSAQISGVGFAFKDYGQVWSAMDGELGAHVRKEIAAKSTMFAFEKIWDNGYRQMTSSSHAITKPEDLKGMKMRVPPSPFWVSMFKAFEASPATINFAEVYTALQTKVVDGQENPLAIIATAKLHEVQKYCSVTNHMWDGFWFLANKKAFERLPADVQEIITRNVNAAGLLERDDVKKLNDGLMADLKAKGMAFNSTDAELFRAKLRVAGFYAEWHKKFGDEAWALLEKYTGKLS, from the coding sequence ATGAACATCACCCGCCGCCGCGTCATCGCCAGCTCCAGCGCCCTGGTTTTCCCCGCGCTGCACCTGGGCCCGGCGCGAGCCGCCGAGTTCTCGCTGAAGTACGCCAACAACCTGCCGGTGACGCACCCGATGAACGTGCGCGCCAACGAGATGGCCGCCAAGATCGCCGCCGACTCGAAGGGCCGCGTCGAGCTGAAGGTCTTCCCGAGCAGCCAGCTGGGCAACGACACCGACACGCTCAGCCAGATCCGCTCCGGCGCGGTCGAGTTCTTCACTCTGTCGCCGCTGATCCTGGGCACGCTGGTGCCCTCGGCGCAGATCTCCGGCGTGGGCTTCGCGTTCAAGGACTATGGCCAGGTCTGGTCCGCGATGGACGGCGAGCTGGGCGCGCACGTGCGCAAGGAGATCGCCGCCAAGTCGACGATGTTCGCCTTCGAGAAGATCTGGGACAACGGCTACCGCCAGATGACCTCCAGCTCGCACGCGATCACCAAGCCCGAGGACCTCAAGGGCATGAAGATGCGCGTGCCGCCGAGCCCCTTCTGGGTGTCGATGTTCAAGGCCTTCGAGGCCAGCCCGGCGACCATCAACTTCGCCGAGGTCTATACCGCCCTGCAGACCAAGGTGGTGGACGGCCAGGAGAATCCGCTGGCCATCATCGCCACCGCCAAGCTGCACGAGGTGCAGAAGTACTGCTCGGTGACCAACCACATGTGGGACGGCTTCTGGTTCCTGGCCAACAAGAAGGCCTTCGAGCGTCTGCCGGCCGACGTGCAGGAGATCATCACCCGCAACGTCAACGCCGCCGGCCTGCTGGAGCGCGACGACGTCAAGAAGCTCAATGACGGGCTGATGGCCGACCTCAAGGCCAAGGGCATGGCCTTCAACAGCACCGATGCCGAGCTCTTCCGCGCCAAGCTGCGCGTCGCCGGCTTCTACGCCGAGTGGCACAAGAAGTTCGGCGACGAGGCCTGGGCCCTGCTGGAAAAGTACACCGGCAAGCTGAGCTGA
- a CDS encoding TRAP transporter large permease subunit gives MTAPADFSDLQENVVLPIEVQATMSRARLMMPFEAVAAMLVAAITLMLLAGVASRYLFGAPLVWVDEAVSIAFLWLAMLGTALAIHRNEHLRLTVVLQRLPQPLQGYVQAFGLVVMAAFLAALVGPAIEYVEQEAFVTTPALEIPNSWRVSAIACGIGSMLAVLLLHAWKVCRPRELLVGALLVGAVAAACWAGQPVLKTLGHWNIALFLIGFVAVCLLAGVPIAFCFGIGSVAFLAFTTQVPMGVMIGRMDEGMSSLVLVSVPIFVLLGCVLDATGMGKAIIDFLASLIGHVKGGMSYVLLGSLFIVSGISGSKVSDMATVAPALFPEMKRRGQQPKEMIALLSTGAAMADTVPPSIVLIVLGSVAGVSIAGLFQAGVTVALVLLLALAVLARWKARGEQMAQVQRAPLSLVGRTLLIAGPALVLPFLIRGAVGGGVATATEVSTLAVVYAMLVGMVMYGGIRPKQIYAMLVDTAALSGAILLILGCALAMAWVITQSGVAQQLAAFMKGLPGGVPTFLAVTIVVFLVLGCVLEGLPALLLMAPLMFPIARSLGVNDVHYAMVVVCAMNIGLMMPPIGVGFYIACRIGDVSPDEAMGAIWPYIVALIVGLVIVAAVPGISTAVL, from the coding sequence ATGACCGCGCCCGCCGATTTCTCCGATCTCCAGGAAAACGTCGTCCTGCCCATCGAGGTGCAGGCGACGATGTCGCGTGCGCGGTTGATGATGCCCTTCGAGGCGGTGGCTGCGATGCTGGTGGCGGCCATCACGCTGATGCTGCTGGCGGGGGTGGCGTCGCGCTACCTGTTCGGCGCACCGCTGGTGTGGGTCGACGAGGCGGTGTCGATCGCCTTCCTCTGGCTGGCGATGCTCGGCACCGCGCTGGCCATCCACCGCAACGAGCACCTGCGCCTGACCGTCGTGCTGCAACGCCTGCCCCAGCCGCTGCAGGGCTACGTGCAGGCCTTCGGGCTGGTGGTGATGGCGGCCTTCCTGGCCGCGCTGGTGGGGCCGGCGATCGAGTACGTCGAGCAGGAGGCCTTCGTCACCACGCCGGCGCTGGAGATCCCCAACTCCTGGCGCGTCAGCGCGATCGCCTGCGGCATCGGGTCGATGCTGGCGGTGTTGCTGCTGCACGCCTGGAAGGTCTGCCGCCCGCGCGAGCTGCTGGTGGGCGCGCTGCTGGTCGGAGCAGTGGCCGCCGCCTGCTGGGCGGGCCAGCCGGTGCTGAAGACGCTCGGGCACTGGAACATCGCGCTCTTCCTGATCGGCTTTGTCGCCGTCTGCCTGCTGGCGGGCGTGCCGATCGCGTTCTGCTTTGGCATCGGCTCGGTGGCCTTCCTGGCCTTCACCACCCAGGTGCCGATGGGTGTGATGATCGGCCGCATGGACGAGGGCATGTCCAGCCTGGTGCTGGTGTCGGTGCCCATCTTCGTGCTGCTGGGCTGTGTACTGGACGCCACCGGCATGGGCAAGGCCATCATCGACTTCCTCGCCTCGCTGATCGGGCATGTGAAGGGCGGCATGAGCTACGTGCTGCTGGGATCGCTGTTCATCGTCTCGGGCATCTCCGGCTCCAAGGTCAGTGACATGGCCACCGTGGCGCCCGCGCTCTTCCCCGAGATGAAGCGCCGCGGCCAGCAGCCCAAGGAGATGATCGCGCTGCTGTCCACCGGCGCGGCGATGGCCGACACCGTGCCGCCCAGCATCGTGCTGATCGTGCTCGGCTCGGTGGCCGGGGTGTCCATCGCCGGGCTGTTCCAGGCCGGTGTCACCGTCGCGCTGGTGCTGCTGCTGGCGCTGGCCGTGCTGGCGCGCTGGAAGGCCCGTGGCGAGCAGATGGCCCAGGTGCAGCGCGCGCCGCTGTCGCTGGTCGGCCGCACGCTGTTGATCGCCGGCCCGGCGCTGGTGCTGCCCTTCCTGATCCGCGGCGCGGTGGGCGGCGGTGTCGCCACCGCCACCGAGGTGTCCACCCTGGCGGTGGTCTACGCGATGCTGGTGGGCATGGTGATGTACGGCGGCATCCGCCCCAAGCAGATCTACGCGATGCTGGTGGACACCGCGGCGCTGTCCGGCGCCATCCTGCTGATCCTGGGCTGCGCGCTGGCGATGGCCTGGGTCATCACCCAATCCGGCGTGGCGCAGCAGCTGGCCGCCTTCATGAAGGGGCTGCCCGGCGGCGTGCCGACCTTCCTGGCGGTGACCATCGTTGTCTTCCTGGTGCTCGGCTGCGTGCTGGAGGGCCTGCCCGCGCTGCTGCTGATGGCGCCGCTGATGTTCCCCATCGCGCGCAGCCTGGGCGTCAACGACGTGCACTACGCGATGGTGGTGGTCTGCGCGATGA